The Halanaerobiales bacterium genome contains the following window.
TTAGACAATTTATTTCACCTCACTTTATAAATTTTATCTATCAAATTCTGGTGGGCAGATTCCGAGACTTTTAGCCCAAACAGGTACATCAGCAACTCTAGTGCCAGGAAGATATTCAGTAACTCCATAAAGACCTAAAGGATTAGAGGCACCTCTAACATGGACTCTATATGGTTTTAATCCTCCATCAGAAACCATATAATAACCATATTCGCCTCTTTTTGATTCGATTTTAACATAGGCATCTCCTTCAGGGATTCTATATTTAAGAGCATTTCCTAAATCTAATTTTACAGGCCCTTCAGGAATATTATTAATAAGTTGTCTGATTATTTTTATACTTTGGGTCATTTCTTCTCTCATTATTTTTAATCTATCCCAGGCATCACCATTTTCACCAGTTGGTATTTCAAAATCAACTTCATTATAAGCAGCATAAGGCATCATTTTTCTTACATCATAAGGTTTGCCATTTGCTCTTAGTACTGGACCGGTTGCTCCCATTTCTATTGCTTCTTCCTCAGTTATTACTGCTTTACCTTTCCAACGTTTGTGAGCATTTGGGTTTTCATAAAGAGCTTTATCTAAATCAGGTAGGCGATTTTCTTCTAAGTCATCCATTACTTCCAGAATATGTTCAAAAGTTTCATCTTCAATATCCTGTCTTACTCCACCTGGTCTGATATAAATATGATAAACTCTTCCTCCAGTTATTTCTTCAAATAGATCAAGAATATAATCTCTAGCCAATGTACCCCACTGCATGACAGTATATTGACCTATACCAGCAGCATTACCGCCAATTGAAAAAATATGTCCCTGTATTCTTGCCAATTCAAGAATTATTGATCTAATATAATCTGCTCTTTTTGGTACTTCAAGATCTCCGATAGCTTCATAACCCATAGCATAAACCATTTCATTTATATCAGGCTCTTCAACGCAAATACGAGGTACTAGAGCAGTATTTTTAATCCAGATTCTTTCTTCCATTAATTTTTCAAAACCACGATGGAGATGACCTGCATTTGGTTTAGCTTCTGTTACTGTATCACCTTCAAAGTCATAAATAATACCATAATTTCCAGGTACTCCAGGATGGTTAGGTCCGAAAAATATTTCAGTCTGTGTGTTTTTGTCCATTGTAATCCCTCCATTCATATTCTTCATTTACAAATTCCCGAGTATCAAAATCTTTACGCATTGGGGGGATCTCATTCCAATTTTCCAGGATTAATTCTTCTAAATTATCATTTCCTTCAAATTCAACTCCAAAGAAATCATGAATATCTCTTTCATAAAATTCAGCTACTGGCCAGATTTCTTTTAGAGTTACAAAAGTAGCTTTGTCTCTATCTATTCTTGTTTTTACACTTATATTTATATAATCTTCATATGAAAAGAGGTGATAAACAAGTTCAAATTCATTATCATCAATCCAGTCAACACAGCTTATGGTAGAAAGATGTTTATAGCTATTTGATTTGAGAAAACTTAAGGACTGGATTGTCTTGTCAGGTGTAAAACTGACCGAGAGATTTTGCTTTCTTTTTTTATTAATTTCAAGAGGGTCCAGATTATTTTCAATTAATTTTATTACTTCTTTTTCATTTCTCATTGTGTTCTCTGTACCTCCCCTAAAGCTTCTTCCTGATTTTTATGATAAAATTCAATATTTTCCTTGTATTCTTCATATCCTTTGGCTTCCCCAGTTTCAATTTTGTCTTTTAATTTTAAAAGTCCATCAAGAATAGCCTCCGGTCTGGGCATACAACCTGCAATATACATTTCTACAGGCAAATATTTATCCAGTTGTTTAATTGTATTATAGGAATCCCAGTACATACCACCATTTATAGTACAGGAGCCAAAACCAACTACAAATTTAGGTTCCTGCATTTGTTCATAGGTATATATTAACCTTCTGAGAGTTTTGGTACTAAGATAACCAGTAACTAAAAGTAAATCTGCCTGTCTTGGAGTAGCTGCTGGTCCAATTCCAAAGCGACTCATATCATAACGAGAGGTCATTGTTGGTGGTAATTCAATAGCTCCACATCCAGTACAGTAGTGAAGCATACTTAAGGACCTATTTTGGGCCCAATCAAGAAATTCTTTCCACTTTCCTCTCTTAAATTTATCTTTCATCTCTAAAAACCTCCTAATTAATTAAAATATAATGAATAGTACCTGTACTATAGCAATCATTAGTGGCCATTTCCAGTAAAAGAGAACTCCATCTTCAATTCTGAACCTTGGATAAAGTGAACCGATCATGGTTGCTGTAATCCAGACGATAAGCATTTTGAGAATAAATATTAAAATATTTTCTGCTCCTCCAAGGAAAAGATTTACAAAAAGAGCCAATTCTATAATAATTGTAATTGATTTTTGTAACATCATCATTCCTAAATATTTTCCACCTGATTCCACAACAGGTCCTGATCCTATTTCTGAAGGAGCTATCATAGCATCAAATGGTTTTTTACCCATCATCCCCAGTAAAACTATAAAGGCAATAATTGTAGCTATTGGATAGGTAAAAAGGTTCCAATTCATAAATCCACCAGCCTGAGCTTCCATAAGTCCAACAATTGAAGAAGTTTGGTACTTATAGATTAAACCAAAGAGGATGACA
Protein-coding sequences here:
- a CDS encoding NADH-quinone oxidoreductase subunit D encodes the protein MDKNTQTEIFFGPNHPGVPGNYGIIYDFEGDTVTEAKPNAGHLHRGFEKLMEERIWIKNTALVPRICVEEPDINEMVYAMGYEAIGDLEVPKRADYIRSIILELARIQGHIFSIGGNAAGIGQYTVMQWGTLARDYILDLFEEITGGRVYHIYIRPGGVRQDIEDETFEHILEVMDDLEENRLPDLDKALYENPNAHKRWKGKAVITEEEAIEMGATGPVLRANGKPYDVRKMMPYAAYNEVDFEIPTGENGDAWDRLKIMREEMTQSIKIIRQLINNIPEGPVKLDLGNALKYRIPEGDAYVKIESKRGEYGYYMVSDGGLKPYRVHVRGASNPLGLYGVTEYLPGTRVADVPVWAKSLGICPPEFDR
- a CDS encoding NADH-quinone oxidoreductase subunit C, whose amino-acid sequence is MRNEKEVIKLIENNLDPLEINKKRKQNLSVSFTPDKTIQSLSFLKSNSYKHLSTISCVDWIDDNEFELVYHLFSYEDYINISVKTRIDRDKATFVTLKEIWPVAEFYERDIHDFFGVEFEGNDNLEELILENWNEIPPMRKDFDTREFVNEEYEWRDYNGQKHTD
- a CDS encoding NADH-quinone oxidoreductase subunit B family protein; amino-acid sequence: MKDKFKRGKWKEFLDWAQNRSLSMLHYCTGCGAIELPPTMTSRYDMSRFGIGPAATPRQADLLLVTGYLSTKTLRRLIYTYEQMQEPKFVVGFGSCTINGGMYWDSYNTIKQLDKYLPVEMYIAGCMPRPEAILDGLLKLKDKIETGEAKGYEEYKENIEFYHKNQEEALGEVQRTQ
- a CDS encoding complex I subunit 1 family protein, producing MIEMLMTAIKFLLITIFSSALGLLFMGIARKVIARIQKRYGPPFYQPYLDVIKLFGKNAITHGFIFDFGSIMALGGVIATLFFIPLGGWYLYSMSGTVILVIYLLAIASLGMAMGTVGSGNPQASLGISRALTQMLGYELPFLVILFGLIYKYQTSSIVGLMEAQAGGFMNWNLFTYPIATIIAFIVLLGMMGKKPFDAMIAPSEIGSGPVVESGGKYLGMMMLQKSITIIIELALFVNLFLGGAENILIFILKMLIVWITATMIGSLYPRFRIEDGVLFYWKWPLMIAIVQVLFIIF